Proteins encoded in a region of the Brevefilum fermentans genome:
- a CDS encoding class I SAM-dependent methyltransferase: protein MSEQTPPICDYEGSDYQQSFWDFGGRAYEDAVEALALRRLLPAGGDFMLELGAGAGRNTRRYLHYQRVALVDYSRTQLLQAQAHLGESDRYLFVAADVYRLPFVDGRFDGATMIRTLHHMAEPALALSQVYRAMAPGGVFILEFANKHNLKAILRYMLGRQAWSPFTQDPIEFAALNFDFHPKAIWRDLRAAGFTVEKILTVSHFRVNALKRLIPLRILVGLDGLLQPTGRLWQVTPSVFVRAHSDAACQGAAGEVIFKCPLCHAAIPGMGYDLICDACGALWPYQDGIYDFRIKAD, encoded by the coding sequence ATGAGTGAACAAACACCTCCCATATGTGATTATGAAGGATCCGACTACCAGCAATCCTTTTGGGATTTTGGCGGTCGCGCCTATGAAGATGCCGTTGAAGCGCTTGCATTGCGCCGATTGTTGCCGGCTGGAGGGGATTTTATGCTTGAATTAGGCGCTGGTGCAGGACGAAACACCCGGCGCTATCTCCACTATCAACGCGTGGCGCTGGTGGATTATTCGCGCACACAGCTCTTACAGGCACAGGCGCACCTGGGCGAATCGGATCGTTACCTCTTTGTTGCAGCGGATGTATACCGCCTGCCCTTTGTGGATGGACGGTTTGATGGCGCCACGATGATCCGCACCTTGCACCACATGGCTGAGCCTGCCCTGGCGCTTTCCCAGGTCTACCGGGCGATGGCGCCGGGCGGGGTTTTTATCCTTGAATTTGCCAATAAACACAACCTCAAAGCCATCCTGCGCTATATGTTAGGCAGGCAGGCGTGGAGCCCCTTTACGCAGGACCCGATCGAATTTGCTGCGCTTAATTTTGATTTTCACCCCAAAGCAATCTGGCGTGATTTGCGGGCTGCCGGTTTTACCGTTGAAAAAATCCTGACGGTCTCCCATTTTCGGGTCAACGCGCTCAAACGATTAATTCCCCTGCGGATCCTGGTGGGACTGGACGGACTTTTGCAGCCAACGGGGCGCCTGTGGCAGGTGACTCCCAGCGTTTTTGTGCGCGCACATTCAGATGCAGCATGCCAGGGCGCTGCGGGCGAAGTGATTTTCAAATGTCCTTTATGCCACGCCGCTATCCCAGGCATGGGGTACGATCTGATTTGTGATGCATGTGGCGCCTTATGGCCTTATCAGGACGGCATCTACGATTTTCGCATCAAAGCCGATTAA
- a CDS encoding transglycosylase SLT domain-containing protein — protein sequence MMRRIIVFPAVIVGCMIVIWIGTVATAPMPPQTLLAPTLTASAVAQSAGNESALLHEDQPLSAPQVDEIPCSLPDSYPDRLLQWCQLIEVNADLTGLPAGLIAAVMLQESGGDHLAYSSSGAVGLMQVMPRDGLAAEFMCINGPCFASRPTITELQDPEFNVAYGSQMLANLYTKTGSLREALFRYGPMDMGYAYADKVIAIWENNP from the coding sequence ATGATGCGCCGTATTATCGTTTTCCCAGCCGTGATTGTCGGCTGTATGATCGTGATCTGGATCGGAACTGTAGCGACAGCACCGATGCCGCCCCAGACCCTCCTGGCGCCAACTCTGACTGCCTCAGCCGTGGCTCAGTCTGCAGGTAACGAAAGTGCGCTGCTTCATGAAGACCAGCCCTTGTCGGCACCTCAAGTCGATGAAATCCCCTGTTCTTTGCCAGACAGCTACCCTGACCGACTCCTGCAATGGTGCCAGCTTATCGAAGTCAATGCCGATCTTACCGGGCTGCCTGCCGGGTTGATCGCAGCGGTCATGCTGCAGGAAAGTGGCGGTGACCACCTGGCCTATTCCAGCAGCGGCGCTGTGGGGTTAATGCAGGTCATGCCGCGCGACGGGCTGGCTGCCGAGTTCATGTGTATTAATGGGCCCTGTTTCGCCAGCCGTCCGACCATTACCGAATTACAGGACCCTGAATTCAACGTAGCTTATGGGTCGCAAATGCTGGCGAACCTGTACACGAAAACCGGTTCTTTGCGAGAAGCCCTGTTCCGCTACGGTCCTATGGATATGGGCTATGCGTATGCTGATAAAGTCATCGCGATTTGGGAGAACAACCCGTAA
- a CDS encoding Ldh family oxidoreductase: MSETLIYPVEALKDYVSRFFIALNVPEIDARIAADVLVSADLRGINSHGVIRLHSYYGDRLMKGAIDPTSSVQVIQESPATLALDGGNGLGQVVAYRAMSRCIELADQAGLAITTVRNSNHYGIAAYYAMMALPEDMIGISLTNSQPLVAPTFGRTAVLGTNPIAVAIPAGAEMPYVLDMATSIVSIGRITVHQKSGQPIPAGWGINAQGELTQAPEEVLQGGALLPLGGPAELRGYKGYGLSLLVDLLSGVLSGAAYGNHVGHPGKKSTADVGHFFAAIKIENFRPVDAFKADMDDYIRMLKATPKIPGQDRIYIHGEKEFENEKNYREHGVPLLSEIVESLVSAGQVVGVPFDLEAL; the protein is encoded by the coding sequence ATGTCTGAAACCTTGATTTACCCCGTCGAAGCCCTGAAAGATTATGTTTCCCGGTTTTTTATTGCACTGAATGTGCCGGAAATCGATGCTCGCATTGCTGCGGATGTGCTCGTCTCTGCGGACCTGCGAGGGATCAACTCGCATGGCGTCATCAGATTGCACAGTTACTATGGCGACCGTCTGATGAAAGGCGCGATCGACCCGACCTCCTCGGTTCAGGTGATTCAGGAAAGCCCGGCAACCCTCGCGTTAGACGGCGGTAACGGGCTTGGCCAGGTGGTGGCATATCGAGCCATGTCACGCTGCATTGAACTGGCGGACCAGGCCGGACTGGCAATCACAACCGTGCGCAACAGCAACCACTACGGAATCGCCGCTTATTACGCCATGATGGCTCTGCCAGAAGATATGATTGGCATCAGCCTGACCAATTCCCAGCCACTGGTCGCGCCCACCTTTGGGCGAACCGCGGTCTTGGGTACCAACCCGATTGCAGTAGCCATCCCCGCAGGCGCAGAAATGCCCTATGTCCTGGATATGGCGACCAGCATCGTCAGCATTGGGCGCATTACGGTGCACCAAAAATCGGGACAGCCCATTCCGGCTGGCTGGGGCATCAACGCACAAGGCGAGCTGACTCAAGCCCCTGAAGAAGTTCTACAGGGCGGGGCATTATTGCCGCTGGGCGGTCCGGCTGAATTGCGCGGGTACAAGGGATATGGACTGTCCCTGCTGGTGGATCTGCTTTCCGGGGTTTTATCCGGTGCTGCTTATGGCAATCACGTCGGTCATCCTGGGAAAAAAAGCACTGCGGATGTCGGTCACTTCTTTGCAGCGATAAAAATTGAGAACTTCCGACCGGTAGATGCATTCAAAGCCGACATGGATGACTATATCCGCATGTTAAAAGCGACACCCAAAATTCCTGGACAGGATCGCATTTACATTCACGGGGAAAAAGAATTCGAAAACGAGAAAAATTATCGGGAGCACGGCGTGCCGCTATTAAGTGAGATCGTGGAATCCCTTGTCTCAGCAGGGCAGGTCGTTGGTGTGCCGTTTGACCTTGAAGCCCTCTGA
- a CDS encoding glycerophosphodiester phosphodiesterase, producing the protein MNKPKIIAHRGASGHAPENTMAAFRLAMEQHADGIELDVMLSKDGHVVVIHDATVNRTTNGTGRVSALTLAELQTLDAGNGEHIPTLEEVLETFGDQWVINVELKNHIAPFDRLPVVVAEMVKRMGLTDSVVLSSFMPLKFARIRRHCPNVKLGLLTLPRHAKSKLWRLFQYDALHPYFEDIDADLVAAEKAHNRQISTYTVDDPDDIRRLAALGVDSIITNLPLEARAALETAE; encoded by the coding sequence ATGAATAAACCTAAAATCATAGCCCATCGGGGAGCAAGCGGGCATGCACCTGAAAACACGATGGCAGCCTTTCGGTTAGCGATGGAACAACATGCGGACGGCATTGAACTCGACGTGATGCTATCCAAGGATGGTCATGTTGTGGTTATTCATGATGCCACGGTTAACCGCACCACGAATGGTACTGGCAGAGTCAGCGCGCTGACCCTTGCAGAACTGCAAACGCTGGATGCTGGAAATGGCGAACACATCCCGACCCTGGAAGAGGTTTTGGAAACCTTCGGGGATCAATGGGTGATCAATGTCGAATTAAAGAACCACATTGCACCCTTTGACAGGCTGCCGGTCGTGGTCGCCGAGATGGTCAAACGTATGGGATTAACGGATTCGGTGGTCCTCTCTTCCTTCATGCCTCTCAAATTCGCCCGAATCCGCCGGCATTGCCCGAATGTAAAACTGGGATTACTGACCCTGCCCCGACATGCAAAGTCGAAGCTTTGGCGTTTATTTCAATATGACGCCCTTCATCCTTATTTTGAGGACATTGATGCTGACCTGGTGGCAGCAGAAAAGGCGCACAATCGACAGATCAGCACCTACACCGTGGACGATCCCGACGATATTCGCCGACTGGCTGCCTTGGGTGTCGACAGCATTATCACCAACCTGCCACTAGAAGCTCGCGCCGCCTTGGAGACTGCTGAGTGA
- a CDS encoding glycoside hydrolase family 3 N-terminal domain-containing protein, giving the protein MTRLWRSFRCLMVLFYLLATPGVMFAHARETSKAEALLQTMSAEEKVSQIFLVTFEGNQVDEDSKIFQLLSKYQIGGVVLRADKNNFSEEETTASLRELTRSLQEIVWEASSQVVNIEDTGHTQGFTYVPLLIGVQQLGNGYPGDQILFGVEQLPSHLAIGASWDLSLANQVGEILGNQLSSLGINLYLGPNLDVIETVNNEAASSLGVNAFGGNPFWVGEMGKAFVSGLHTGSNNRMLVVAQNFPGTGNSDRSPDREVSTVRKSLGQLTQVELVPYFSVTTPSFGSPGCVDAMMISHNRYQGFQGNIRASTRPISFDSNAIQQVFSLPEFASWREAGGLLISENLGSGAIRRFFDPNDVNFDARQVARNAFLAGNDVLYINNLISTGDPDPYTTLISTIDSFVQKYREDSAFARRVDVSVLRILEAKSKIYPNFAFPRMSNEVVEAHSAAQETTFDVAQAAVTLLSPSAQELDTLLPDPPLWYERMMIFTDVRTISCCDGCPSTTAIGTHALANALVNLYGPQAGGQILQNRINSYSFTQLTEFLDNLETDMAELIESNLKSADWLIFNTLNVSENIPSSAALRRILAERPELLSEKKVIVFALDSPIYLDATEISKVTAYYGLFSKAPAFLDVAARVLMQEYAPSGALPISLNAVGYDLSIVTAPNPNQVIRLELVMPVEAEQAPATSVEAEEDVGEPGVEGDIIFDITPTPAPTPLPSFKVGDLITIRTSPILDHNQNIVPDGTRVRFDFRISGEPDITQQFESTTQGGVAFFNYRIESAGGMDVIASSGLATRSETLQINISPEGVMSFFAFTPTPLVSPTPEPTPTATITPTLQPTPTSTPEPLPASYPSLGDWAFGVLVMGIGSALTFMIGLLWWGSSRWGLRSALCALIGGLGAYTYLNLGISGVKDWIQQSGTLYVIEIVVAGLLIGWIAALIWWMGTEGRYPKRNRR; this is encoded by the coding sequence GTGACAAGACTCTGGCGCTCATTTCGCTGTTTGATGGTTTTATTTTATCTCCTGGCTACGCCGGGAGTTATGTTCGCGCATGCACGGGAAACCTCAAAAGCAGAAGCATTACTTCAAACCATGAGCGCAGAGGAAAAAGTCAGCCAGATTTTCCTGGTCACCTTTGAAGGCAATCAGGTTGACGAGGATTCTAAGATATTTCAGTTGCTTTCGAAGTATCAAATTGGCGGCGTGGTTTTGCGCGCGGACAAAAACAATTTCTCAGAAGAAGAGACGACCGCCTCACTGCGAGAATTAACGCGAAGTTTACAGGAAATTGTGTGGGAAGCCTCCTCACAGGTGGTCAATATCGAAGATACGGGGCACACACAGGGCTTCACTTATGTTCCATTATTGATCGGGGTTCAACAGTTGGGCAATGGATACCCGGGCGATCAGATTTTATTCGGCGTGGAGCAACTGCCCTCACACCTGGCAATTGGCGCCAGTTGGGACCTGAGCCTGGCAAACCAGGTTGGTGAAATTCTGGGCAACCAGTTGAGTTCGTTGGGGATCAATTTATATTTGGGTCCCAATTTAGATGTGATTGAAACGGTTAATAACGAGGCAGCCAGCTCGCTGGGGGTCAATGCCTTTGGCGGGAACCCCTTTTGGGTGGGAGAAATGGGAAAAGCCTTCGTCAGCGGTTTGCATACGGGCAGTAATAACCGCATGCTGGTTGTGGCTCAGAATTTTCCGGGTACGGGGAATTCAGATCGATCTCCGGACCGGGAAGTATCGACCGTTCGAAAATCACTGGGCCAGTTGACACAGGTGGAACTGGTGCCGTATTTCTCCGTTACGACGCCATCATTCGGGTCTCCTGGATGCGTGGACGCCATGATGATTTCGCACAACCGCTATCAGGGCTTCCAGGGGAACATCCGGGCGAGCACCCGACCGATCAGTTTTGATTCAAATGCGATTCAACAGGTCTTTTCCTTGCCTGAATTTGCCTCCTGGCGTGAAGCTGGCGGGTTGCTCATCAGCGAAAACCTCGGCAGCGGTGCCATCAGGCGTTTCTTTGATCCAAACGATGTGAATTTTGATGCTCGGCAGGTGGCGCGCAATGCTTTCCTGGCGGGTAATGACGTCCTTTACATAAACAATCTCATTTCCACAGGTGACCCCGACCCATATACAACCCTTATTTCGACGATTGATTCTTTTGTCCAGAAATACCGCGAAGACTCAGCCTTTGCCAGGAGGGTGGACGTTTCGGTGTTACGTATTTTGGAAGCCAAAAGTAAAATTTACCCTAATTTTGCCTTTCCCCGCATGTCGAATGAAGTTGTTGAAGCACACAGCGCAGCCCAGGAGACCACTTTTGATGTCGCGCAGGCAGCAGTGACCTTGCTCAGTCCCAGCGCACAAGAACTGGACACGCTTCTCCCTGACCCGCCGTTGTGGTACGAACGCATGATGATTTTTACCGACGTTCGCACGATTTCCTGCTGTGATGGTTGTCCTTCAACGACGGCGATTGGCACCCATGCGCTGGCTAACGCCCTGGTTAATCTTTATGGACCTCAGGCAGGCGGGCAAATCCTTCAAAACCGGATCAACTCATATTCTTTCACGCAACTGACCGAGTTTTTGGATAACCTTGAAACGGACATGGCAGAGCTGATCGAATCAAATCTTAAATCTGCGGACTGGCTGATTTTCAACACCCTTAATGTATCGGAGAATATTCCATCCTCGGCTGCGTTGCGGCGTATCCTGGCTGAACGCCCCGAGTTATTATCAGAGAAAAAAGTGATCGTTTTTGCCCTGGATTCACCGATCTATCTGGATGCCACTGAGATTTCCAAGGTCACGGCTTATTATGGCCTGTTTAGCAAGGCGCCTGCTTTTTTGGATGTGGCAGCACGAGTCTTGATGCAGGAGTACGCCCCGTCAGGAGCCCTGCCCATATCATTGAATGCAGTCGGTTATGATCTGAGCATCGTCACAGCGCCCAATCCAAACCAGGTGATCCGCCTGGAGCTGGTCATGCCCGTGGAAGCAGAGCAAGCGCCTGCCACCAGCGTTGAAGCGGAAGAGGATGTCGGTGAACCAGGAGTAGAAGGGGATATTATCTTTGATATAACCCCGACGCCCGCGCCGACGCCGCTGCCGAGCTTTAAGGTGGGCGATTTGATCACCATTCGCACCTCACCAATTCTGGACCACAATCAAAACATTGTGCCTGATGGCACCCGGGTACGTTTCGACTTTCGCATCTCAGGTGAGCCTGATATCACCCAGCAGTTCGAATCCACTACCCAGGGTGGTGTGGCGTTTTTTAATTACCGGATTGAATCTGCTGGGGGCATGGATGTTATCGCTTCAAGTGGTTTGGCGACCCGGTCAGAGACATTGCAAATCAACATTTCTCCCGAAGGGGTCATGTCATTTTTTGCGTTTACGCCGACGCCATTGGTTTCCCCAACACCAGAGCCCACGCCAACGGCAACGATCACGCCTACCCTACAGCCCACGCCCACCAGCACCCCCGAACCCCTTCCCGCCAGCTATCCCTCCCTGGGCGATTGGGCTTTTGGTGTTCTGGTGATGGGGATTGGCAGCGCCCTGACATTTATGATCGGCTTGTTGTGGTGGGGTTCATCACGGTGGGGCTTGCGTTCTGCTTTATGTGCGCTGATCGGTGGTCTGGGCGCTTATACCTATCTCAACCTGGGCATCAGTGGCGTTAAGGATTGGATCCAGCAATCCGGGACCCTGTATGTGATTGAGATTGTGGTTGCGGGGCTATTAATCGGATGGATTGCGGCTTTGATCTGGTGGATGGGGACTGAAGGGCGCTATCCAAAGCGAAATCGCCGCTAA
- a CDS encoding serine/threonine protein kinase, whose product MPVPIKAGTVLHDRYQIKQIIGQGGMGCIYLAEDQRLEGRLCAVKEVEYDLAFPEEMLNEARDQFQREATVLARLDHPNLPKVSDFFSIGERDYLVMDYVPGKDLRQLMIEARQKQTFLPEEDVLDWASQIADALKYLHTQDPPIVHRDIKPSNLKLTPNGLLKLVDFGLVKMLAPGEVTITILQGQGTALYTPLEQYGGDSGHTDARSDIFAFGGTLYHLLTNEPPLNVRERFLNPDALPRARTINSNISVRTERAIHWALQLHPEDRPNDIDAFVKALFVEDAPASKTYRRDRLQPKLVQKPEMALLYLAGSLMVISLLLTLIRNF is encoded by the coding sequence ATGCCAGTCCCTATCAAGGCTGGTACGGTATTACACGACCGCTATCAGATTAAACAGATCATCGGCCAGGGCGGAATGGGGTGTATCTACCTGGCTGAAGATCAGCGTCTGGAAGGCCGCCTGTGTGCCGTTAAAGAGGTTGAATACGACCTGGCTTTTCCCGAGGAGATGCTCAACGAAGCACGCGATCAATTTCAGCGCGAAGCAACGGTTTTGGCACGTCTGGATCACCCCAACCTGCCGAAGGTCTCGGATTTCTTTTCGATTGGCGAGCGCGATTACCTGGTGATGGATTATGTTCCGGGCAAAGACCTGCGCCAGTTGATGATTGAAGCCCGCCAAAAACAGACCTTTTTACCCGAAGAAGACGTTCTCGACTGGGCCAGCCAAATCGCTGATGCGCTCAAATACCTGCACACCCAGGACCCACCGATTGTGCACCGCGACATCAAACCCAGCAATCTCAAACTCACTCCCAACGGGCTGCTCAAACTGGTGGATTTTGGCCTGGTGAAGATGTTGGCGCCCGGCGAAGTAACCATCACCATCCTCCAGGGACAGGGCACTGCCCTGTATACACCCCTGGAACAATACGGCGGCGATTCAGGACACACCGACGCTCGCAGCGATATTTTTGCCTTTGGCGGGACGCTTTACCACTTGCTGACCAACGAACCTCCCCTTAACGTTCGCGAGCGGTTTCTGAACCCGGACGCCCTGCCGCGCGCCAGGACGATCAACTCCAATATCAGTGTCCGCACCGAACGGGCCATTCATTGGGCGCTGCAATTGCACCCGGAGGATCGTCCAAATGATATTGATGCCTTTGTCAAAGCCCTGTTTGTGGAAGATGCCCCCGCGTCCAAAACCTATCGTCGTGATCGCCTGCAACCCAAACTGGTACAAAAACCGGAAATGGCTCTGCTTTACCTGGCGGGAAGTTTAATGGTGATCAGTTTATTGCTCACCTTGATCCGGAATTTTTAA
- the priA gene encoding replication restart helicase PriA — MQSYVEVLINLPKISGTYHYHLPPDLVGSVKPGSLVIVPFGPQRVQGIIVKHIDVPEVAETRPVEDLVEGLPPLTSTQLALAYWLADETLAPLGACIELMLPPGLTQRADTLVRLISAGEIDLAAFSPLEKRLIRLLQKRGDLRGRQIDAFIPKIEWRGVARRLVRKGVLSMRAILPEPRIRPKTVRKVMLTRDPADIDQAGQSFSRFAQVHARREAVLRFLASEAKLVESKQVYAQTGANNADLKTLERMGWIEFVEDQVWRDPLEDLPFIPALLPELTHDQDAAWEIIRSGLDQARQGRTPQPFLLHGVTGSGKTEIYLRAVRETLAAGKGAIILVPEISLTPQTVQRFSARFPGKVGVIHSQLSAGERYDTWLRVRMGELPVIIGPRSALFVPMPNIGLIVVDECDQDSYDQQDRSPYYRGVPTAVACARLSGAPIILGSATPQITQFYQAVHGNWKYIELPKRILAHRESIERHVRRLGIDLTLTAGEGQTADLGLPRVTIVDMRTELKDGNRTIFSRDLQGAIQDVLASHQQAILFLNRRGSASYVFCRECGYVVSCPRDDKPLTYHRSLDGLLCHTCGYQRQVPKRCPVCGSRQIRQLGTGTEKVEQQVKEFFPGARTLRWDAETTQTKGAHERILSQFTHQKADILIGTQMLAKGLDLPLVTLVGVILAEVGLNLPDYRSTERTFQLLTQVAGRAGRSPLGGRVIIQTYQPEHYAIQTAAKHDYAAFYQQEIDYRRQLRYPPFTRLVRLEYRHQDPHIAEEAALSLAGKLQGWIAEGGQPVSLIGPVPCFFTRLHGRYRWQIILRGPDPKELLRNRLPADWIIEVDPPSLL; from the coding sequence ATGCAATCCTATGTTGAGGTGTTGATCAACCTCCCCAAGATCTCTGGCACATACCATTATCACTTACCCCCTGATTTGGTGGGTTCAGTTAAGCCCGGGTCACTGGTGATCGTGCCCTTTGGACCACAACGGGTTCAAGGGATTATTGTAAAGCATATTGACGTCCCCGAAGTGGCTGAAACCCGCCCGGTCGAAGACCTGGTGGAAGGTCTGCCGCCGTTAACATCCACACAGCTTGCACTGGCATACTGGCTGGCGGATGAGACCCTGGCGCCCCTTGGGGCTTGTATTGAGCTGATGCTGCCGCCTGGTTTAACTCAGCGCGCGGATACCCTGGTGCGCTTGATCTCAGCAGGAGAAATCGATCTCGCGGCTTTTTCACCGCTTGAAAAGCGGCTGATTCGTTTACTGCAAAAGCGCGGCGACTTGCGCGGCCGGCAAATCGACGCTTTCATCCCCAAGATTGAATGGCGCGGGGTAGCCCGAAGGCTGGTGCGCAAAGGGGTGCTATCGATGCGCGCCATTCTGCCCGAACCGCGCATCCGCCCCAAAACCGTACGGAAGGTCATGTTGACCAGGGACCCCGCTGACATCGACCAGGCGGGGCAGTCCTTCAGTCGATTTGCACAGGTGCACGCCCGTCGAGAGGCTGTGCTACGTTTTCTTGCGTCTGAAGCCAAACTGGTGGAATCCAAACAGGTCTATGCCCAAACCGGGGCGAACAACGCGGACCTTAAAACTCTGGAGCGCATGGGTTGGATCGAATTCGTTGAAGACCAGGTCTGGCGTGACCCATTGGAAGATCTGCCCTTTATTCCTGCTTTGCTGCCGGAACTGACCCATGACCAGGATGCAGCCTGGGAAATCATTCGCTCTGGGCTGGATCAAGCCCGCCAGGGGCGAACGCCGCAGCCCTTCCTTCTGCACGGCGTAACAGGCTCGGGAAAAACCGAAATCTACCTGCGCGCGGTCCGTGAAACCCTGGCAGCGGGCAAAGGCGCCATCATCCTCGTCCCTGAAATTTCCCTTACGCCCCAGACCGTGCAGCGGTTTTCAGCGCGCTTTCCGGGCAAAGTCGGGGTGATTCACTCTCAGCTTTCTGCTGGTGAGCGCTATGACACCTGGCTGCGTGTGCGCATGGGTGAACTGCCGGTAATTATTGGTCCGCGCAGCGCCTTGTTCGTTCCTATGCCAAATATCGGGTTAATTGTGGTTGACGAATGTGATCAGGATTCCTACGACCAGCAGGATCGATCCCCCTATTATCGCGGGGTTCCTACGGCAGTAGCCTGTGCACGGCTGTCGGGTGCGCCGATCATCCTGGGATCAGCAACGCCACAGATCACCCAGTTTTACCAGGCGGTTCACGGTAACTGGAAATATATCGAATTGCCAAAACGGATCCTGGCGCATCGTGAATCCATCGAGCGCCATGTCCGCCGCCTTGGGATCGATCTCACATTGACGGCAGGAGAGGGCCAAACAGCGGATTTGGGTCTGCCGCGAGTGACCATTGTGGACATGCGCACAGAGCTCAAGGACGGAAATCGCACCATTTTTAGCCGGGATTTGCAAGGCGCTATTCAGGATGTGCTTGCTTCACATCAGCAGGCGATTTTATTTCTCAATCGGCGCGGCTCCGCCTCCTATGTGTTCTGCCGCGAATGTGGCTATGTGGTTAGCTGCCCCAGGGATGATAAGCCGTTAACGTACCATCGCTCCTTAGATGGACTGCTGTGCCATACCTGTGGATATCAGCGCCAGGTACCCAAACGCTGCCCAGTCTGCGGCAGCCGACAGATTCGGCAACTGGGCACAGGGACTGAAAAGGTTGAACAGCAGGTGAAAGAATTCTTTCCTGGCGCCCGCACCCTGCGCTGGGATGCTGAAACCACCCAAACGAAGGGCGCCCATGAGCGTATTCTGTCACAGTTTACCCATCAAAAGGCGGATATCCTCATCGGCACACAGATGCTGGCGAAGGGACTGGATTTACCCCTGGTCACCCTGGTTGGGGTCATTTTGGCTGAGGTGGGGCTAAACTTACCCGATTACCGTTCCACTGAACGCACCTTTCAGCTTCTGACCCAGGTCGCCGGGCGCGCCGGGCGCAGCCCTTTGGGTGGGCGGGTGATTATCCAGACCTATCAGCCAGAGCATTACGCCATACAAACCGCGGCAAAACATGATTACGCCGCATTCTATCAGCAGGAAATTGACTACAGGCGCCAGTTACGCTACCCACCGTTTACACGCCTGGTCAGATTGGAATACCGCCACCAGGACCCCCATATCGCAGAAGAAGCCGCCCTGTCGCTGGCGGGGAAACTGCAGGGCTGGATTGCCGAAGGCGGGCAGCCTGTGTCGCTGATCGGACCGGTGCCCTGTTTCTTCACGCGGCTGCATGGACGCTACCGCTGGCAGATCATCCTGCGCGGCCCTGACCCTAAGGAGCTCTTGCGCAACCGGCTGCCTGCGGATTGGATCATTGAGGTCGACCCGCCCAGTTTGTTGTAA
- a CDS encoding phosphoribosyltransferase produces the protein MPQRKELYTWNDVDQLIDHLVPQFTITFQAMILISRGGIIPGGLLAEAMDVQKIYIASVDFPLELEELRRSRLLAWPKFLMFPEDELLVGERILIVDDVWGSGRTITSVKNRVSAAGGFPYTCVLHFNPYRNLFGTNRPDFYAATTDAFIVYPWEIDRDLNNSMLRDL, from the coding sequence ATGCCGCAAAGAAAGGAATTGTATACCTGGAATGATGTTGATCAATTGATTGATCACCTGGTGCCCCAATTTACGATCACCTTTCAGGCGATGATCCTCATCTCTCGAGGAGGTATTATCCCGGGCGGATTGCTGGCAGAGGCGATGGATGTTCAAAAAATTTATATCGCATCGGTGGATTTCCCCCTCGAACTTGAGGAATTGCGCCGCTCACGTTTACTGGCTTGGCCAAAATTCCTGATGTTTCCAGAAGACGAACTGCTGGTTGGCGAACGCATCCTGATTGTAGATGATGTTTGGGGGTCCGGTCGCACGATCACCTCGGTAAAAAATCGGGTGTCTGCTGCCGGCGGTTTCCCTTACACCTGTGTATTGCATTTCAACCCTTACCGCAACCTGTTTGGCACCAATCGGCCCGATTTCTATGCTGCCACCACGGATGCCTTTATTGTTTATCCCTGGGAAATTGATCGCGATCTAAACAACAGTATGCTGCGTGACCTTTAG